A stretch of DNA from Oreochromis aureus strain Israel breed Guangdong linkage group 10, ZZ_aureus, whole genome shotgun sequence:
TCCTCAAGCTACAATGTGTCCACAGAGTTATAGATGAGGCAGATATTCACATATTTTGAAAATCTTCCTAACTGGTTCCATCTTTTACAGAATTGTCCCTCCTCACTATTGAATTGACAATGTACTTTAGACTACACCAAGGACCGGCAATACTCACCAATGACCCACACTTGACTTCTGAAACAATGCCAGATGGCTATTCAGTTACTCCCCTTAACCTCTACCcaacatcgcctttctaaatatGCTGCAACTCAACAGCAGAAGGAAAGGGTACAAAATGAATTTGGAAAGCTTCTATCAGTGGTCCTTGAAATGTTTCAACTTTTTTGCAGTCCATCTGATAATCTAAAAATTAGTAGAATTTTTTATGACTctgaaacagaacaaaatatGGAAAACTAAATCTTGACTTTAAACTTTTTCACAGCATTGCAATATATTTAGAAATTAAAATTATAGTATCTATTCACAGCCACCAAGCTACCTTTTAGGGGAGCTGGAGGTTTGGACAGTGTACATATGAATTAAGATGAGTTACTGATGTCTTAAGGTTTACACTGAGTCAGCAGTTCTTAAGGTGGTATGTCAATCCAAATGAAGTAACCTGGCAAAATATCTGTGATGAGGTCTTACCTGATTAAGCATAGCGGACTAAAATCACTGTAGTatctgcctttcactgtttttatCATCAGAACCAGAAAAccctagggattaataaagtattatgATTCTGATTACTAAATCAGGAAAAGGTTACTCCAGTGCAGACTCATTTCACACAGCATATCAGGACTTCAGTGGTACTTTCCTCTTGCTATCCATTAGCAGTATAGTTAACTTAAATGATTACAGGATACTAGCACTAACAGGAGTTATTCCTGGGCACCTGGGACAGCACTAACCAGAGACCTTGAAATTCTTTTCATTGAGCAGAACCACTGAAAGAGACCACTAGATATAATtttctaacaaaacaaaccattcTACCCTTGGACAAGGGTGATCCCCACATATCCCCTGCCTATAAATATCACACCAGTGACAGGAATTAGTGTGGATAATGACTTGAACATAGGATGAGGgaacctccaaaagttgattctgttcatctggacgtagcgttttcagtgggagaaacgtttcgtcactcatccaagtgacttcttcagtctcagctgactgcaggtttccccaatcttataaacagtacatttgcataatgactgaaaccagcccactgaagaaaCTGActggctgggaggtcagttgcctcatcataattatgcaaattcccatgaccattgatcaacaaccactgatcaaaggcCACTGATctgagttggggaatggctgcaatcacagcattgtaagggTGAggggagtttaaaaaaaaaaaaaaaaaaaatcaactgagGAAGAATCACCACTGGAGActctaaagcaggggtccccaatcccagtccacgagggccgatgtccctgcaggttttagatctcaccctgggtccacacacctgaatcacatgattagttcattaccaggcctctggagatcttcaagacatgttgagaaggtaatttatccatttaaatcagctgtgatggatcaagaacacatctaaaacctgcagggacaccggccctcgtggactgggattcgGGACCTCTGCTCTAAAGAGTTCCAAGTACCTCTACTGCAAAGATGGCAACCCTAttattctgtcttttttctgGCTTGAAACTATCTTGCATGCACTGATCAGACAACATTAAAACCCCCAGCCTAATATGTGCCCTCATTGTGAGAGCACACAAGCTCTGACCTATTACAATATGTACATGACCTCTGTGGTGTTTGGCACTGGGATGTTGGCAGCAGATCCTCTGTGTCCTGTGAGTTGCCGGGTGGCACTTCTGTGGACTGGACTTCTTCCAACACATCCCACAGATGATCAATGGGATTGCAAAGTGTGGATAGTGGAGATAGGGTCACTGCTTCAGACTCCTTGTTATGGCCCTCATGCCTAATTCCTGACCAAGTTATTGACTGTTACAGGGAATGTTAACCACGAGGAGGGCGTGTGCTTGATCTGTTATCATGTTGAAGTGGGTGTATGAGTGAGCGTAATATCCAGGTGAATCCCAGGACCAGAGTTTACCCAGGGATGGATTACACCCACTTCACCTGCAGTTTTAATGCTGTGGCTGATCTGTGTGTATCGCAGATTGAGAAAAGGCAGGAACCAATTTCATCAGTTAATGTTCAGAAATTAACAACCTGATGTATCCACTTTAGAATGCGCTACTGTCTGACTGCCCATCATGCTGCTGACATATGATCGACATCCAATAGAGTTTCTTTGTGTCCTGAACACAGACCAATGAAGTATTTCCCCTTCTTGGATGGTTAACCATGAGAAGCAAAGCCTTCAATTACCTAAAAACAAACCTCACCAGGGCTGGTGCAGTTCTTATGTTTGAACTGGCTTTTCTGTTTGCATactcaaaagagaaaactgtcaTCTGTTCACTTGTCACAGGACTATAAAGTGAGCCGTGCAATCAAAATATGTATTTGGCTTCTtaatttttcctctcttttcatTACTGAAATGTtctcttttgctgaagtttattattcaggcatAATTATGTTAGATACTCGGCGGGTTTCTGGAACCCATCTTTTAAGTCTACATTTAAAGGTTACCTGGTGAGAGAAAAATTACACATAGAAGCTTAGTCAGGATAATTTGTcataatgaaacatttaaggATCTGCTAAAGTCAAAACCAACAAACGTTTTACAAGTACCtgcaagaaaacacaaagacatgttTGACAGCTTCACACAGAACTCTAATTGGGAACAACTGGCTGGCTGATGACGTGTAGAAAAACAGCTTGCAGCACACAGAGGCAGTTTTGAAGGTAATTTGCCATTAGCATCAAAATTTACTTAAAGCCTGAGCAACATTAGTAACTTTATCTCTGCATTTTTCAGGTTTCTGTCAGGGAGCAGTGTTAGACaaacactaaaaaacaaaactaaaatctaACAGGAAACCAGGACCTGACTGACCTCTCTTAGCAGGGGTTTTAAGACTAACCTGGGGTTACTTTCCACTTTACAAGAGGATAAGCTTATTCCAGTGCTAGATATTTATATCAGACACATTGTACaccaacaaaataaatacagaccaaagaaaagattttaagCGTAATATTCAGACCAGTTTAAAGAAGTTGACCCGTTCTTCCTTAAGGAGGAAACTTACAAAGTGTTACATTATCAGGCATCAACACTATCACCGCGTTAATACCTTTTATTTGAATGTTTATAAAGAAGGCATAAATACTGCTCAAGCAGAATCCTGTTGGACTCGCGATGGTGCAACCTTAGCCAGTAAACTGAAAAATTCAGGATGGACATTTGCAGCTGCGGAAAATGGGACATGAAATGCAGCGTTAGTGGTGTTAGTCCACTTACTGTTGGCCATCACTGCAGTCATACAGTGCCACGCTCAATTAGCGTGAATACAACACGTCCCCTTGGCTCGGGCTATAATTTTATGACAGCCGTTATTATCGTTTGAGGAAAAACGCGTCTGCTCTCACAATGACTAAGTCGTTACGTTAAAGGAGCATAGACGTGTACAGTGACTATGCTGGCAATGAGCATGTTACCGTCAGCCACTTCTACGTTGGTGTAACTCGGCGAAACCCGAGCGACTCTCTGTGGCCCATTCTTTAATTTAGACACCGAGAAACAGTAGAGCCTTTACAGTGAAGTTTACAAATTTCACCCCAAACAACGGACGAAAAAAGCAGAAAGGCCACAGGCTATGAGAAATAAACAAGTGTTAATTAATCTCACCTGTTCCGTACTGCGGTGGAGCTGCTGTGTTGACAGGATGCTGCCGCCTCGCGCAGGTCTCACCACCGGCAGTCTGAGCTCGAGCCGATAGGTGGAGCGCGTGAAGCGAGTCTGGCGCATATGCTTTGGCGCAGTGTTTAAGGGGTTTCTGGGAAatgtggtcttttttttttaacaggacaGAAAAATGATAAGACAGCATGTAAGGAACAGCATTTTCGCCTCAGGTGTAAACTTATTTAGTCAATTTAATTTGTACTGCACCTTTGTTTGAAGTTTAGTGTgcttcaaagtgcttcacagatgaGTGACAGGCGAGACAGATaaactgtaataaataaaaaataatacaataaagacAGGAGTattgaataaagaaaacagacatcaataataaaaaaaaatatattaatgataaaataaacacaaaaataaaagtaatttagAAGACATTAATATAATAAAACCGAATAAAATGTAAAGTAATCAATAAGATCTAGTATAATCTTGCGAAATTCTGTTATGTTatctaattattattttatacaaTAATCCAGTGGAAACAATGTAGGTAGACTAAGGGTTACGCACGCAAAGCATAAACTCCTCAAACACACTTTAAGTACAGGTTGACTTTGTGTCGAATGTGCTAAAATTAACCAAAGTAATCTTTTAGTGAGAGAATAAAAccatttttataaaaaaataaatgagaatacacactattattatttaacCTATCGTGGTTTGTTCGTGTTTTTGTGAAGCTAAACACTTTAATTACCGTTATTTCTATCAGCAGACAAATGGGACGAATATGCGCGCGCTCGTCTTTCGACGACATTTACTTGAAGCTCTGTCATTGAGAAACATGGCGGCCTCCACGAGAGCTGCAAATGCTGCTGCTTCCAACCCACAAGGTCCAGCTTCGGTCGGCCCGAGCGTGGACAGCCCGACTCTTCAGTACAGTATGATTCTGGAGCATCTTATCGGTGACAAGAGGCCCGTGAAGGACCTGAACCCCGCCGTGATGGGGGGGCTGCCCGTGCCTCCGAAAAGCGACGAGCAGAAGATGATCGAGAGGGGAATGGAGAGCTGCGCCTTCAAGTCTTTGCTGGCCTGTGTGGGAGGTAAACGGAGACATTGAGAGTGTAACAAACATCACAAGGGTTTGGTGTTTTTGTGCGTGTTTGGCTGCTCGTGCAGAATATTTCGTGTGCTAGGTCACCTCAGATATACTAGGCTATGGGAGCTGTAATGCTATTATACCAATAAATAGCAAATTAATCAGTCACCTGATCAAACCAATCAGTCATCGATATTGTCTTGTTTTAAGATTATGTATTTGTGTTCAGACATAAGAAACGTGAAAGCAACATTTTAGAGCTTTTTGAATAAACAGGTATCAAATAATCAGTTTATAATAAAGCCACAATGTTGCCCAAATGCCAATCAGCTCAATAGCAGAAAAGATCTGTATATATTACAATTTTAAAAGTCTGATGATGTTTTTGCTCACCACAGGGTTCGTCCTTGGAGGAGCTTTCGGTGTTTTCACAGCTGGAATTGATACTAATGTTGGCATCGACCCCAAAGACCCTTTGAGAACTCCAACAGCACGAGAGGTTCTAAAAGACATGGGCCAGAGGGGGATGTCCTATGCCAAGAACTTTGCCATTGTGGGCGCAATGTTCTCCTGTACAGAGTGCATCATAGAATCAGTAGGTCACAGCATCTTACATCCTCCTGTGGGGTCTGACAGACTCATAGTGGATATATAACCTCACACTGGAGCTTAGAACAAAAGGCAAAAATGAGCAAAGGCGATTAATTTTCAATGTATCCACCAGTCTCTTTAGAATAATAAGGAATGAATGAAATAATGATAACAGTTTGTCAACAAGGGTTTGAAATGTGATGTGAATCCATAACATGGCTTCAAAGAGGAAAAATTCTCAATATGTGGTCAGATTACTAGAGCACTGTCAGAATCACTGAAGACATATTATATATGTGGACAGCAAATCAATTTCAGCAAAGTAGTTGCAACTTACGCTAAGTTTGTAAATGTGCAAATAGTACAGGAAAGGTAGATGCCAGCTATCTCTTATTAGTCACTCCTCTTTCTAAAATGTAGATGCCAGTATTATATTTGCTTTGCATCTCTTGCTTTTATTCTATCCCTGCAGTACACTGTGGTAATAACTGTCTTTTTTGTACCTGTTTttcatttacagcacagaggcaaATCTGACTGGAAGAATGCTGTGTACAGTGGTTGTGTGACTGGAGGAGCTATTGGCTTTCGTGGTATGTAACTTACTTTATTAACTAACAGTTTGCATTACAACAAATTTATGCATTTTGTCCAcgtgtttatttttctgttttgcagcTGGTCTGAAGGCTGGTGTTCTGGGATGTGGAGGCTTTGCTGCATTCTCTGCTGCAATTGAATATTACTTGCGGTGAAGTTCTATGGAGTGGCTCgatggacaaaaacataaatattacaCATGTGTACCAGAGAAAGAAGATTCGCACTGTGAGCTTGCTAACCCTGATGTTTCCCTGCACATCAAGGATTGCTGTTAAAGCAGAATTGAAGTGTACTGTTCAAACACAGGGATGTTAAGTGGCACCACAGTGggctaaagaaaacaaacaaacaaacaaaagacatgTCTGTTTTTCCTGTGACTTTCATATTGTGGACAGTTGGAGCAAGGAATGCCAGTTTCTTATGGTGAATCTTCAAAGACAGAGCAGAGTGGGTCTGCTTCAGTGGCGTACTGATCAGGTGATGAATGCTAAACTTGTGTGAACTTGACTCTGGGTCTGTAAAAACTCAGATGAGCACTCTTCTGCCTGTAAAACATTGGTTTGATGTGTAAGTAACTAATCCACACcaggattatttataataaaagcatttttttaaattgtggatTTACTACTTTTCCTTGATTATTAGGGGACAACAACACCCAAACTAGTCAttacctttgctttaattttttcttttttttattatatcgaaagtagtcttcaggaaagGTTctgcaggcttcttgaaggacattcaattcaattcagttttatttacattgcgccaaatcacaacaacagtcgcctcacggcgctttatattgtacagtagattgtacaataatagatacagagaaaaacccaacaatcatatgaccccctatgagcaagcactttggcgacagtgggaaggaaaaactcccttttaacaggaagaaacctccggcagaaccaggctcagggaggggcggccatctgctgcgaccggttggggtgagagaaggaagacaggataaagagatgcattcaaagctcttctttggatgttagcTGCCTTTCCTtccgttctctgtcaagatgatcccactaTTCactaatgttgaggtccaggctgtGGGGAGGCCAATACACAACTGACAGCGTtccataatgtgtttttctatctgAAGATGGTGGTGCTGTAAATGCTATTTATTGTTTAATTACGTTAGCACAATGGTGATAGGAAGGCCCCAACCCCGCCTTCCTAATGTGGGAGCCAACCAATAGGACCACTCCCTCCATGTCTGCGACCAGTGAGACTACAATCATCACCATCTAACAAGGTACCAGTGATATAAGAGACATATGTTGCTTTCCACTTGTATGCACAATCATACTGGGTCACAGGTTGAACAGATATCCACAGGTGGTATAGGGGCAGTGCGGTAAACAGGTCCCTGGTGGCAGGAAACTAAGTCAGTGGGTCAGAGGGGGCCAGCCGAGATTCAGTCTCTGAGCATGTTACATGTAGGACACTGGGCTTGAAAGGTGGGGTGTAACGCTGATTTTCCATCAGCAAAAATCCCTGTTTgaattgttttctgtctttcccATCTTGTTCTTCATCGtcctttttaatttttgcttccAGTGTCCAGCTGATGTAGATGGAGCTGACACACGGTCATCTGGATCTTGATCATTGTCTGAGGTGATGTCTGAGAATTTGCTGCATGACCTGACTCGTTTGCTGCCTATCTGGTCATCAATTTCTTCTctcatcttttatttttctgtcatggtcctgggtcatttgacccagcgttttgtgtttattatttttatgatcTTGTGTTCTAGTTCATTCTGATTATGTGTTCGGGTTTAAACTTTTTAGTTTTAAGGGTTTTggttctgtgttccctctgtttaGTTTCTACCCATGTGTTCCTTTGGTTCACATGGGTGAACCGAAGAAACAACAGGAAATGCACAGTCCAGTCtgtgcatttcctgttttattttgaaggtctgtgtcttatgtcagtgtgtttagttttgtgcTCTCCCTGTCTTGTCTGTGTAATCAGTGTCAgccgtgtctcccagctgtttcctctcaGTCCTGTTCacctcttgtatttagtgtTTGCGTCTTCCCCTGCTCGTCGTTGTGTCATCCCTCATTCTACTCTGTTTGCCCGTTTTCCTGCCTGTtgctttcccagtttagttagttttctgtTCAATCTGCAAACTCCCAATAAAGCTGGGTGTTTTGACTTCACATTTGCCTCCATGAGTCCTCCTCTTGGGTTCCTGCCTGCCTTCACACAGCCgtgacattttcttcttttctttgttatttatcTTCCTTCCTTGAGTCTCTGTTTCCTCCTtttctgctttgcagtttttcactttgtcctttttatttgtttcctgGGTTTGTTCCTACTGCTTTTATTGGATGCAAGCTcctctgcagaaagaaacacaaTGTAGGACACATGTAGCTTTGGAAGATGGGTGCAACACTGACTGTCCAGCTCAGCTCAAAATTCAgtgtttaaacatttttctaGCTCTCCCATCTTCTTcttcgtcctcctcctcctcccttggTCTCCTCCTTGAACCTCCTGTTACTGGGCTGGGGGGCAATAACACAGGAGCATCCTGGCCATTGTCTCCATCGTCATCACTGTCATCTGTGTCATCTGTATCATCTGTGTCACTATCAGGACCACTTTCAGTGTCGCTCTCAGATCCCTCATCTTCCCACCACCTCATTTCCTCAATAATTGGATCTTCTGCTTGCTCAGCTGGGTTTAATTCAAAGTCTCCTGCTCCATTATTGTACCAGGGTCCTTCTATTTCCTGAGGTGGATTTCTTTCGATGCCTCCTACCGGAACATCAACCGCCTCCTCATGTTGTGGCAGTTGATTAACAACTACACCGCGGAACGGATCGATTTGAAGCCAGGGGAGCATCATGTGATTTTCTACAAGATCTTCCCGTTGCAGCAGTGCCAAACCCAGCTCATCGACCGCTAGCCCTACACCAACATCGTTTTGTGCTACACCATCATGGTTTTGTGAGTGGTCTCCTCTATCCATTTTTTGAAAACAGTCTGCTACAATAGACTGGAGGAAACTGGTCGGTACAcggtttaaaacttttaaaatgtccTTGAAAAGGATTTCAAATCTCTTTAGcaaactgtttaaaaacacGGAGCAAATGTGGACTAATCGCTACTAATTGCTGTGAGGAACGCATGCGAACTTTTCGGAGATCAAAGTCAAGATTTTTATTGATTGTCCTTTGTTCTGACTTTTGTGACGTCATCGAATTTGGTTCATTCTGATGACGGTCAACGTTCTGCTgatgaaaaaaatgtcaccGGTGACTCTGAAACTTTTACAGGTGAAGCATTTTCCACAAAGCCTTGAATGAATTATAGGACAGAAAGAGACCACAAGATGGCgccaaaataacaacacacaACGGGACAACGAAGCAGCCGGAAAGTCCGCTATTTTTTATGGAAACTGGCATTTCTTTTATGTTTACGGTAAGTTATAGACTCTAGCTGCGCTCTAGCCAGCATCTAATGCATTACGCCAATTTCTAGTCTTTTCAAGTGGCTACACCTGATGATGACGACACTAGCAATTCGTGTCATAAATCCAGATGCCCCTGCACATCGTAAGCATGCCGGGTGAGAAGTATGGTCTTAACCAAACCTCCACAGGAGCTGCTCTGCCGAGTCGCTGCCTTCACTCACGCACAGACGGTATCCACGCGCATTTACGTCGGCAGTGGCCGGTGGTGCTTTCGGTGGCTCGTTACAAACTATGTGAGACCTATGAAGTTGTAAGTGTATCATGTATTTAATATcatactaggcagatttactgCATTACCATTTACTACACATTTACCCATGTATGGCACAGGTTGCTCGTTGTAAACTTTCTTTAAGTGTGTAACAATCACAATGATATTGTCAGTAGCGgttttttgatacgggcgacacgggcggttgcccggggcggcatcacgggcaaaAAAaaactcatgctgccccgacatcagccagcgcatattgggaatggcatagacACCGAGCGGTTTTCTATCGCTCATTTGCTGGGAGGGCGCCCTCCGgttgcgcctgctgcttgcggcacagagaggagagggcggggcggccgGGAAtactctggctggctggagcagcatctaataaccaactcgcaaaataaaaacaaaccaacaaacactaAAACACCAGacacagacttataatttgcaccgatgttttttttctatacgcgtaaagtgagcgcgagagccctcggtgcgcctgctcgctgctgaagtcaaagtaaactttattgtcatctccgctacatacagtccagtatcgAGACgatgaggctccagttacagcagtgcaagtaaacaaacaataaatataagaagagtaagaaaataaatatacactttaggactaggggtaaagggatcaataacaatttataatttataatttacagtttgatgatctcacacacaacctgtcgacAGGGGAGGGGGGCCGGCTGCTTCCagatagagcacatttcattcataatgttgtaaatccaagcccattatgtattcatgatttgaatcctgggttgtgtgaaatcccacaAATAAACCCTatacaaagtgaatctgtgaactaaggtgtaggtctgttaggttatgttgtggtgatcctcgagttgggggatttgtgttcatactggagtgcaaaattaaaaccaatggaagatggacaagaaaagttcaaagccatcaggtgctcagtttagaaaaaagagaaaagaagaggaggagaaacaagcaaaagatacaggtaagcagatgtgtgattggataatggcaggtcatacTGAAAcactcagaatcagaatactttaatattaatccctaaggaaattatgtgggttcataaagtcagcaaagagccacagaaaagaagatcagacaccagcgagggaggataagaaagacagacgcaacaacgttgtcatcccctatgtagccggtgtatcagagaaactcaggagagttttctccaagcacgacatcccagtgtacttcagacccagcaacacactcagacagaaactggttcacccgaaagacaaaactcctaaacacagactgaacaacgtggtgtatgctgtacagtgcagcgaggaatgcccagacctctacattggagagaccaaacagccacttcacaagcgcatggcacaacatagaagagccacctccacaggacaagactcagcagtccacctgcatcttaaggataaaggtcactctttcgaggatgccaatgttcacatattggacagagaggacagatggtttgaaagaggagtgaaagaggccatctatgtccactgtgagcgaccatctttgaacagaggcggtggtttacgacaccaactgtctgccatctataatccagttttgagttccctccccagacgccttaacgcccactcacatcctgggccatctgacctcaggaattcacatgacaaggtggggccaggtttcacaatgggctcacccgaaaccctggctgattaggtcccacacccgctttcacaccttggcgcatgtgattagaggatcaccagggggtcctttgtccctccttgggggggatactcccactgggtttaaatctgggactctcggccatttgaccttagaactgaagaagcttctcggatgagaggtgaaacgtcttcaagcaacttaaagaagtccagacgcttttctttgcaaactcctttgactatgtgggttacagttgctccaagaagaaatggtaaaaatagtaacagtatcagactaaactccaaacaatacattatgttacagattttaatattaattagtcattgtcaattgttgatttgtcctgttctcattgtatgacgaattttgatggctgtttggtagccgtttgcatacaatgcataggggagaccggggatagttgtaacatttttgacatttctgtctgtaaattggagctcttttaaggtagtggattgaaaatgtaatgcaaagtatttacatgtctctgctattaaatagtgcagctattttctctgcagcacaattacccattgcatggtatggtctcaaacacaaagagtgaaatgttacaattaaccccatagtctgggttagttgtaacatatcctggggtgaaatgtaacacaatgaaataagcgtactgacaaaacattaacatgtaatcttttttattcagcacatgaatgcacttagagccatttatgtagctatgtgtgtgtgacagaatgcagaaatctagcttttgaacatattccaaccccccaaaaaagacaaattatggaattttctggaactgaatatttcattaattttggttggtcttccttgagtttggcctcattggctcagtgggcattataacctacaactcttgcaacaacttttgaacataacaatgaagctaaaaaatgtagttgtgcaccagcatcgcaattccattactttttatcatggcttaccttagtgtggtttgcaaagtgcttcagaaagatgaggaaatctgtttcttgcacccatcctgatttatttccactaccaatacttcctactggtccatctctgacacagtggtctgcataatgtatgtgtgggaacacaaacagtggttgtgttgccaatggcattaaccacatatacaaaggcgaccagtgaacctctctctgctgatgtcgttgccccaacttgtttaatataagttaaagtaatagtgtggtaagttgtaacatctgcattattgttacaactaacccagactgttgctgttacaactgacccagactcctatagccatgaactagctaagattacagccaacggctaaaacattagcactaaagacctacacagaatatatccccatagacatacaaataacataatttaagtttgatgagtttaactgcaaagcagat
This window harbors:
- the timm22 gene encoding mitochondrial import inner membrane translocase subunit Tim22; the encoded protein is MRALVFRRHLLEALSLRNMAASTRAANAAASNPQGPASVGPSVDSPTLQYSMILEHLIGDKRPVKDLNPAVMGGLPVPPKSDEQKMIERGMESCAFKSLLACVGGFVLGGAFGVFTAGIDTNVGIDPKDPLRTPTAREVLKDMGQRGMSYAKNFAIVGAMFSCTECIIESHRGKSDWKNAVYSGCVTGGAIGFRAGLKAGVLGCGGFAAFSAAIEYYLR